In Penaeus monodon isolate SGIC_2016 chromosome 7, NSTDA_Pmon_1, whole genome shotgun sequence, the following are encoded in one genomic region:
- the LOC119575279 gene encoding spartin-like isoform X1: MSSETPEKTPPTRPPPPTTLMMNTEAASQEEEFVKTYREAYKYIDHGITLATQNMHTQAGSVLQKGLALIDKALTIKIENFDCSGEKIQHYAEMQNKMRCTRKEVLNHFTDSQAAMNPSAGAAAPGLEDAPPSYEDYLRSLDSGTATSSSEGGNAGTGAVSYPRLSALNPQVQEAAFTEIASESPIVTPVMSPQNGEMIFQIENGVQIFFIYPDGRVTSPSYPSFLAVFTFPEPIGHNTGPNGARGFLQVGEWSYPLIPARSPVLHSFYGAYMFPDVTNNVPGSSVGIIIPDTVEKETLEFFEQILMQLTSYQEQKTPEGIDAEKETELIHQSTSERIASGLVAGAEAISKGVVWGAAKLSELITIGSENLKEYVQPEESKKEIDPKWQTTAKVARDVSGKAVKVSGFLLSQVGKATMALGRRVAPHIQRHGTRAISHLTGQKEKEANSNVEGVLEVAAGAVKGASTVYMSLENAAATLATSITQNTVKVVTHKYGEEAGNLTDNTLYAVGQTALVGHNIASLGVKGIAKRTAKDTGKALVHQHEEKKQSKIAGGVEEAEEAMEVTEEDGNNPPTKPIREKKKKPL, from the exons ATGAGTTCCGAAACCCCAGAGAAGactccacccacccgcccaccccctcCAACGACGCTCATGATGAACACAGAGGCAGCCTCGCAGGAGGAAGAGTTTGTGAAAACGTATCGAGAGGCTTACAAGTACATCGACCATGGGATCACTCTGGCCACGCAGAATATGCACACTCAG GCAGGATCGGTATTACAGAAAGGCCTGGCACTCATAGACAAAGCTCTCACCATCAAGATTGAGAACTTTGATTGCAGCGGAGAGAAAATCCAACATTATGCCGAGATGCAGAACAAGATGCGGTGTACCAG AAAAGAAGTTTTAAACCACTTCACGGATAGTCAGGCAGCCATGAACCCAAGCGCAGGTGCTGCAGCTCCTGGTCTGGAAGATGCTCCCCCTTCGTACGAGGACTACCTCAGGTCCCTTGACTCTG gCACTGCCACCTCCAGCAGTGAGGGTGGAAATGCCGGCACAGGTGCAGTCTCCTACCCGCGTCTCAGCGCACTCAACCCACAG GTTCAAGAAGCTGCCTTTACAGAGATCGCATCAGAGTCACCCATCGTGACCCCTGTCATGTCACCCCAGAATGGAGAAATGATCTTCCAGATTGAGAATGGGGTACAgatctttttcatttatcctgATGGCCGTGTCACCAGTCCGTCCTACCCTTCATTCCTGGCTGTGTTTACTTTCCCTG AGCCTATCGGGCATAATACCGGTCCCAATGGTGCACGAGGGTTCCTGCAGGTTGGAGAGTGGAGTTACCCCCTGATTCCAGCACGCAGCCCTGTCCTTCACTCCTTCTATGGGGCCTACATGTTTCCTGATGTCACAAATAATGTTCCAG GCTCAAGCGTTGGGATCATTATCCCTGACACGGTGGAGAAGGAAACGCTGGAATTCTTTGAGCAGATCCTGATGCAGCTAACCTCATACCAGGAACAGAAGACTCCTGAGGGAATAGATGCAGAGAAGGAAACCGAACTTATCCACCAGTCCACCTCAGAAAGGATTGCCTCAGGTTTGGTTGCAG GAGCTGAAGCAATCTCGaagggtgtggtgtggggtgcagCTAAACTCAGTGAGCTCATAACCATTGGCTCAGAAAATTTGAAGGAATATGTCCAGCCTGAAGAAAGTAAGAAGGAGATTGACCCCAAGTGGCAGACAACAGCAAAGGTGGCACGGGATGTTTCTGGCAAGGCGGTGAAAGTCAGCGGATTTCTTT TGAGCCAAGTAGGCAAGGCAACCATGGCGCTTGGCAGGCGAGTGGCACCACATATCCAGAGGCATGGAACGCGAGCCATCTCTCACCTGACagggcagaaggagaaggaagccAATTCAAAT GTGGAGGGTGTGTTGGAGGTAGCTGCAGGGGCCGTGAAGGGTGCCTCCACCGTCTACATGAGTTTAGAGAATGCTGCTGCCACTCTTGCTACCAGTATCACTCAGAACACTGTCAAAGTGGTCACTCACAA ATATGGTGAGGAAGCAGGCAACCTCACAGACAACACACTTTATGCTGTAGGGCAGACTGCTTTGGTTGGGCATAACATCGCTTCACTGGGAGTTAAGGGCATTGCCAAGCGAACAGCCAAAGATACAGGGAAGGCTCTCGTTCACCAGCACGAGGAGAAGAAGCAGTCTAAAATAGCTGGAGGAgtggaagaggcagaagaggcCATGGAAGTCACAGAGGAAGATGGAAACAATCCTCCTACAAAGCCAAttcgagaaaagaagaagaaacctcTTTAA
- the LOC119575279 gene encoding spartin-like isoform X2 → MSSETPEKTPPTRPPPPTTLMMNTEAASQEEEFVKTYREAYKYIDHGITLATQNMHTQAGSVLQKGLALIDKALTIKIENFDCSGEKIQHYAEMQNKMRCTRKEVLNHFTDSQAAMNPSAGAAAPGLEDAPPSYEDYLRSLDSGTATSSSEGGNAGTGAVSYPRLSALNPQVQEAAFTEIASESPIVTPVMSPQNGEMIFQIENGVQIFFIYPDGRVTSPSYPSFLAVFTFPEPIGHNTGPNGARGFLQVGEWSYPLIPARSPVLHSFYGAYMFPDVTNNVPGSSVGIIIPDTVEKETLEFFEQILMQLTSYQEQKTPEGIDAEKETELIHQSTSERIASGAEAISKGVVWGAAKLSELITIGSENLKEYVQPEESKKEIDPKWQTTAKVARDVSGKAVKVSGFLLSQVGKATMALGRRVAPHIQRHGTRAISHLTGQKEKEANSNVEGVLEVAAGAVKGASTVYMSLENAAATLATSITQNTVKVVTHKYGEEAGNLTDNTLYAVGQTALVGHNIASLGVKGIAKRTAKDTGKALVHQHEEKKQSKIAGGVEEAEEAMEVTEEDGNNPPTKPIREKKKKPL, encoded by the exons ATGAGTTCCGAAACCCCAGAGAAGactccacccacccgcccaccccctcCAACGACGCTCATGATGAACACAGAGGCAGCCTCGCAGGAGGAAGAGTTTGTGAAAACGTATCGAGAGGCTTACAAGTACATCGACCATGGGATCACTCTGGCCACGCAGAATATGCACACTCAG GCAGGATCGGTATTACAGAAAGGCCTGGCACTCATAGACAAAGCTCTCACCATCAAGATTGAGAACTTTGATTGCAGCGGAGAGAAAATCCAACATTATGCCGAGATGCAGAACAAGATGCGGTGTACCAG AAAAGAAGTTTTAAACCACTTCACGGATAGTCAGGCAGCCATGAACCCAAGCGCAGGTGCTGCAGCTCCTGGTCTGGAAGATGCTCCCCCTTCGTACGAGGACTACCTCAGGTCCCTTGACTCTG gCACTGCCACCTCCAGCAGTGAGGGTGGAAATGCCGGCACAGGTGCAGTCTCCTACCCGCGTCTCAGCGCACTCAACCCACAG GTTCAAGAAGCTGCCTTTACAGAGATCGCATCAGAGTCACCCATCGTGACCCCTGTCATGTCACCCCAGAATGGAGAAATGATCTTCCAGATTGAGAATGGGGTACAgatctttttcatttatcctgATGGCCGTGTCACCAGTCCGTCCTACCCTTCATTCCTGGCTGTGTTTACTTTCCCTG AGCCTATCGGGCATAATACCGGTCCCAATGGTGCACGAGGGTTCCTGCAGGTTGGAGAGTGGAGTTACCCCCTGATTCCAGCACGCAGCCCTGTCCTTCACTCCTTCTATGGGGCCTACATGTTTCCTGATGTCACAAATAATGTTCCAG GCTCAAGCGTTGGGATCATTATCCCTGACACGGTGGAGAAGGAAACGCTGGAATTCTTTGAGCAGATCCTGATGCAGCTAACCTCATACCAGGAACAGAAGACTCCTGAGGGAATAGATGCAGAGAAGGAAACCGAACTTATCCACCAGTCCACCTCAGAAAGGATTGCCTCAG GAGCTGAAGCAATCTCGaagggtgtggtgtggggtgcagCTAAACTCAGTGAGCTCATAACCATTGGCTCAGAAAATTTGAAGGAATATGTCCAGCCTGAAGAAAGTAAGAAGGAGATTGACCCCAAGTGGCAGACAACAGCAAAGGTGGCACGGGATGTTTCTGGCAAGGCGGTGAAAGTCAGCGGATTTCTTT TGAGCCAAGTAGGCAAGGCAACCATGGCGCTTGGCAGGCGAGTGGCACCACATATCCAGAGGCATGGAACGCGAGCCATCTCTCACCTGACagggcagaaggagaaggaagccAATTCAAAT GTGGAGGGTGTGTTGGAGGTAGCTGCAGGGGCCGTGAAGGGTGCCTCCACCGTCTACATGAGTTTAGAGAATGCTGCTGCCACTCTTGCTACCAGTATCACTCAGAACACTGTCAAAGTGGTCACTCACAA ATATGGTGAGGAAGCAGGCAACCTCACAGACAACACACTTTATGCTGTAGGGCAGACTGCTTTGGTTGGGCATAACATCGCTTCACTGGGAGTTAAGGGCATTGCCAAGCGAACAGCCAAAGATACAGGGAAGGCTCTCGTTCACCAGCACGAGGAGAAGAAGCAGTCTAAAATAGCTGGAGGAgtggaagaggcagaagaggcCATGGAAGTCACAGAGGAAGATGGAAACAATCCTCCTACAAAGCCAAttcgagaaaagaagaagaaacctcTTTAA